A region from the Candidatus Sysuiplasma jiujiangense genome encodes:
- a CDS encoding helix-turn-helix domain-containing protein has protein sequence MQQMWPPVYVPFKYRLYPFRNQERKLMRQPDELRSLWNYALEQRQHEWKTGRVSVVYAEKCKSLAMWHSNDGSGIGQVYSHVAQECLHRLDRAFKSFFRHIAGYPRFKDEMLSLTYPDAYNGSAVTTDGRAGHARIHARGENCQHLPEGKVSSLEET, from the coding sequence ATGCAACAGATGTGGCCTCCGGTGTATGTCCCCTTCAAGTACCGCCTGTATCCGTTCCGCAACCAGGAACGTAAGCTCATGCGCCAGCCCGATGAGCTGAGGTCCCTCTGGAACTATGCGCTGGAGCAGAGACAGCATGAATGGAAAACAGGGCGGGTTTCAGTCGTCTATGCTGAAAAGTGCAAATCACTCGCTATGTGGCACAGTAACGACGGCAGCGGTATAGGTCAAGTCTACAGTCATGTCGCACAGGAATGCCTGCACAGGCTGGACAGGGCATTCAAATCATTCTTCAGACACATTGCAGGATATCCGCGTTTCAAGGATGAAATGCTGTCGCTTACCTATCCCGACGCATACAACGGCTCCGCCGTAACCACAGACGGCAGGGCAGGGCATGCCCGAATTCACGCGCGTGGAGAGAATTGCCAACACCTCCCAGAAGGGAAGGTGAGCAGTCTCGAAGAAACGTGA
- a CDS encoding carbohydrate kinase family protein, whose protein sequence is MRKDIDLLCIGDAVLDIYLDIDSFPLKADKVVSSGSASFVPGGMCTVAITASRMGLRTALFDFLGKDPAGSLLLSVLRKEGVCTGGVVSSSGRHTAICAVLVSRKKEHTFVGYGGSGVHSQLLSRRLQAVLPGTRAIFFDGYFISQAVKIAGMMRSILEQCRKTGVTVAFDPGPLIDTIPDPGFFLTNSDIVFVNEVEHRFLRRFKSVHSSGAKGNLIVVKTGERGAYATDGNVSVRVPGVKARRLENTVGAGDAFDGAFMWAHLGGMDLEDSLNAGNIVASRKVSSPGLSGIPSGKEVTREMRRKHSRR, encoded by the coding sequence ATGCGAAAAGACATTGATCTTCTATGTATCGGCGATGCAGTCCTGGATATTTACCTCGATATAGATTCCTTTCCCCTGAAGGCTGACAAAGTCGTTTCATCCGGGAGTGCGTCATTCGTGCCCGGCGGAATGTGCACTGTCGCGATAACGGCGAGCAGAATGGGCTTGAGGACTGCGCTCTTCGATTTCCTGGGAAAGGATCCTGCAGGATCGCTGCTGCTCAGTGTGCTGAGGAAGGAAGGTGTCTGCACAGGAGGCGTAGTTTCGTCTTCCGGCCGGCACACGGCAATTTGCGCCGTGCTCGTGAGCAGGAAGAAGGAACACACATTTGTCGGATACGGCGGCAGCGGCGTCCATTCCCAGCTGCTGTCGCGGCGACTGCAGGCAGTTCTGCCAGGGACAAGGGCTATTTTTTTCGACGGTTATTTCATTTCGCAGGCGGTAAAGATTGCAGGTATGATGCGCAGTATTCTGGAGCAATGCAGGAAAACGGGTGTGACGGTGGCGTTCGATCCGGGACCGCTGATTGACACAATACCCGATCCGGGGTTCTTCCTGACGAACTCGGATATCGTGTTTGTCAACGAAGTGGAGCATCGATTCCTGCGCAGGTTCAAATCAGTGCACAGCTCCGGTGCAAAAGGAAATCTGATAGTTGTAAAGACCGGGGAAAGAGGCGCGTATGCAACTGACGGTAATGTGTCTGTTCGCGTTCCCGGTGTCAAAGCAAGGAGGCTGGAAAATACAGTCGGCGCAGGCGATGCGTTCGACGGCGCTTTCATGTGGGCACACTTAGGTGGCATGGATCTGGAGGATTCGCTGAACGCAGGCAACATAGTTGCTTCACGCAAAGTGAGTTCGCCGGGACTTTCGGGCATTCCTTCGGGGAAAGAGGTCACACGGGAAATGAGAAGAAAACATTCCCGTCGCTGA